The Mauremys reevesii isolate NIE-2019 linkage group 7, ASM1616193v1, whole genome shotgun sequence genome includes the window gttgaGTTTATCAGCAAGATTAAGAgctgacttgattacagtgtctaagtaccttcacagggagaagATACTAGGTTCTAAGGGGACCTTTAATCTATcagagaaagacataacaagaaccaatggctggaagctgaagccagacaaattcaaatgagaaattaagcacaaatttttaacagagagggtGATCGAGCACTGGAATGAACTCCCATGGGGAGaatagattctccatctcttagTGTCTTCTGAtaaagactggatgcctttctggaagacatgCTGTAGTCAAATGCAACCCACTGGGCTTATCACACAGGTACATGGCTGAAATTTAATGACCTGTGATaaacaggagatcagactaggtgatatagtggtcccttctggctttacactttatgaatctatgaacctCCTAGGAACTGCTGCAGGAACCAGAACCAAGGATTCTAGGTCGCCTTTGAAGAGAAACAGGTAGAAGTAACTGAACTACAGAGAGCTTGCATTATGCAATGGGCTAGATATGCCCTGCGAGAAATCTGAAGAATGACCAGCAATGAGACCTAGTTAGAGGCAGAAACTTTCATGAGTCTTTGCAGTGAGATATTTTGTTTAGGTGATCTGAGCTCTCATAGTACCAATGAGACAACATAGCACCAGGCACTAGGGGTTCTCTAAAAATAATACACAGATAGATTAGGTAAAATGATTATGTACACTTAGATTAGAGCATTAGAATGATTAAATTAAATTAGATTAGATTAAATATCAGGTAATATTTGTAATGTTTTAACTGGAGTTTTTCCTCCTTAAGGCACACAAAAGTATGTCATAATTCTTATTTTTTGCCTTGGCCTATATTCACATGGCACACAAATATATCCTTGGCTAGTCTTTAGTGTCTTCATAGGGACTTTATGTTTCATTCAGGCTTAGTAGGCCTGGCTTTATCTTCAAGAACAACCAGTTATTGTTGCAGTGACATAGGAGTGAACTAGTTTAACCAACGACCTCATGTACAAGAATCTAGGAAAATATATTACATAACATACGCTAAAGACAGAATTTTTTTACCCCCTCCACCAAAGGATGTAAGCTAAAAATGGACAATTTGAGGCAAACAATTTGAGGCAAACTTGACACAAAACAGATATTTCACTGTGTACAAATAATAACTCTTGGCTGATAAATGGAAGGGAATTTTAAGGCTGTTTGCATTGTCATGAGATCACAGCTTGCAGAACAAGGTTCCACCGGATGACTGATTTTTGAAGGACATGCATTAAGGGACCAAGGGATAGATTTGAGGGGTGATATTTGCTCCCTGCTAATAGAGCTGTTTGTTCTTACTccctattttttttgtttttatgggGGACTGGGGAAAACCAGAGTCTTTTTCCTTCCCCCGTCACCCCCCCGAAAAAAGTTCCCCTGAAGCCCTCTCAGTATTGGCAAATAACATAATTAAGCAATGACACTGAGGTGAAATGTGAATTCTTTATAGTATACAGTGTCCAGCCTGTTTTTTCAGATGTTTATAGAATCTTCATTAACTTAAGAGCTTTGCTAGATAACAGAACTGAAGCATGGCATCAATGGCTAAGATAAGGCTTGACAACTGACAAGAGTCTGGGGTTTGCAACAGACTGGAACAGAGCTCAAGTTGTTTGCCTTCTGTTTCCCTTTCTTCTGCCTCTAAATGAAAGGAGAGCGCTAATCAACTGGAATATCcctctcttttttcccttctccGCTGGAAAGTGAACAGATGAAAAATGCACTATTTTGGGGTGATGGCTGCATTGTCTGTTTTCAACATCATCACTTGTTTGGCAAGAGGCAAGCCCTTGGAAGCCTGGGGCAAATTATCAGCTATGGAGAACTCTGATAAATCCTTTGGTGATCCCGGAGAGGTGGAGGGCGAGACCCATTTCAACTTTAAAACCTTCCTGGAAAACATGAAAGCTGATTTCCTGAGGAGTTTGAACTTATCAGGCATCCCTTCGCAAGAGAGGTCTAGAGAGGAGCCACCACAATTCATGATTGACCTGTACAACAGATATGCCACAGACAAGTCTTCCATCCCTGCATCCAATATTGTGCGGAGCTTCAGTACTGAAGGTATGAGATGTTTTAAGCATATAGGCTGGGGTTTTAAGAGACGCATGAGAGTCAGTTTCAAATCCAATTGAAATTCAAAGGGAGTTGGGAACCTAATTCCCTTAGGtttctttgaaaatcctagccaTAGTCTGTTTGGTTATCCTTTCCACTGCTCcctattttattataattttcaAGGTCTTAAGTCCTTTTCTTTGATTTCACATTGTACCATCTCCCCTTTCTTTTCATACCAATTCAGTTGAGTCACCGCAACTTGGTAACCCGGCACTTGTTTCTCAAAGCTAGAGATTTTGGGCTGAGCTGCACAATTTGGGTCTAGATTTTGGAACATTTGAAGCTGTTTGGCTCCAGGGTGTTGCTCCAGCCATTTACAAAGATAGGAGCCGAGCGGGAGATATGGCTCCAGGTTTCAGTTATGAACACCCGCCCTCACCTTCAGAGTTCTGGAGAGTTTGGATCTGGCCCAAAAGGTTCAGGCCTTGCTCAGCTTAGCCCATCAGTAAAATGTCCATccatccagtgcttaatttgtgccagggcttgccagggctcagccccagcacGTCTGGGCTTGCTGCATTAGTTATGAATATAAAAAAATTTGCTTGAGCCCCGGGACGTAATTGGTTGagctccagcacctctttcattataaattaaacactgtGTCTATCTAAGATAACATACAACTAAAAGATTTTAAAAGCCCCATCAAAAGAAGCAATaaaagcagggggtggggcagcttaagtgaatttagtgctgacAAAAGGAACCAGCCAAGAAGAATCCAAGCTTCCATTTACTTACAGACTAGACCCCGTACAAACAGCACTACAGCCATCTCCACGTTCCCCCACAGCCATCTCCAACACAGAAGGACCCTTATATAGTGCAGTCTCCATGGCTGCATTctctgctcccactggccattgTGAAGATGCTTTTGGCAAGGTGGACACTTGTCCATTAGAAATTGGACTGACACCCATCCACTCATCTTACATAGACCAGTAGACAGCTATCAGCTGGGGGTAACTTCCCAAAACACAACCAGCCTGATCTTTCAGACATGCCTAGCACCTCcagctcccatggacttcagcagGAATTACAGGTGCTCTACCTACCTCTGAATATCAAGCCCTACCAATCTGGGCTGGAACTGAACCAGGGACTTAGGGGTGAAAAGCTCCATATCCACCAAACAAGCCAGAACCTGGAGCTTCTAATTCAGACTTTTAAAGGATGGATTGTCTTCTCTAATTCTTCCCCAGTGCAAGATGCTTTTTGTGCTAGCAGTATTGGGGAACTCAGCTAAGCTGGCACAGGAGAGCATAAACTAGAGATATAAATTACAGCTCCCTACACCTGAGAGGGAGGTTGGAGGGGGATTCAACCAAGGCCAAGGTAACGGCAGTGGGATTTGTATTACAAACCTCCATGGAGGTTTACAGCTTTAATTCCTGCCAGTGCTCTTTAGAAAGGCCACATGGCAGAGCCTCTATGGGAAGCCACTACATTTGCACATGCCCCCGCTGCCCCGGTCATGTCCCCATTACAAGCCAACACCACTTACTTTCAGGGCTATGCTGGCTCTTTATGTGTGAGCACGCCCCACTCATGCACATACAGAGCATAACTGAAGGTGTGGTTACTGTGGACCACTGCAACTTGATCCCCAGTGGAGTTGCCACCATTAGGGACTGCCATCTGGGTTTTAAACCCATAACTCTGGAGTGAAGCCAGTCCATTTTATTTCATGCTAGTGGCCATGGTGTAACTTCACTCCCAGCAGCTCCTAGTAGAGGGTGGGCATTTCTTCTGAAATATAGCATGCAGCTTGCTAAATGCTTTTGTCCTCATTGGGTTCGCCTCTCTCATAGGAGGCAGGGTGACAGCATTTCTTAATTTCCTGTTGCAGATGTTGTTTCTATGGCTTCCCTGGAAGAAAACCCATTTCAGAAACACATCTTGCTCTTCAACGTCTCTATCCCACGGCACGAAGACGTCACCAGGGCGGAGCTGAGAATCCACATATCCTGTAATAGGGACATTGGGCCTCTCTCTAGACTGGAAGGCAACATGGTCATTTATGATGTTCTGGATGAAGACCTCTGGGAAAGTCCAGAAAGCACCAACTCATTCCTTGCCACCCAAGATATTCAGGAATGTGGATGGGAAATGTTTGAGGTGTCCAGTGCTGTGAAAAGATGGGTCAGGGCAGACAAATCAAAGACTAAAAACAAGCTTGAAGTTGTTGTTGAGAGGAAAACCCTGGGTGACTTCGCTTGTGGGAAGCTGGACATTAGTGTTATGCCCGACACTAAAAATTTGCCCTTGTTAATAGTGTTCTCCAACGACCGCAGCAACGGGACCAAGGAGACCAGAGTGGAGCTCCGGGAGATGATTCTTCATGAGCAGGAGAGCGTGCTAAAGAAGTTAGCAAAGAACAGCACTTtgcctgaagaggaagaggaggcagaggagaaatCCTTATCCGTCCCTGGACTCCACCAGTCTTCATCGAGAAGCAAGAGAAGCACTGGTACCAACCACTGCCGGAGAACCTCCCTCCGTGTGAACTTCAAAGACATTGGCTGGGATTCCTGGATCATTGCGCCGAAAGATTACGATGCATTTGAATGCAAAGGGGGCTGCTTTTTCCCTCTGACGGACAACGTGACCCCGACGAAACATGCTATCGTCCAAACCTTAGTGCACCTCAAAAACCCCAAGAAAGCTGCCAAGGCCTGTTGTGTTCCTACCAAATTGGATTCGATTTCCATCCTCTACACTGATGATGCTGGGGTACCCACTTTGAAATATAACTACGAGGGGATGAAAGTAGCAGAATGCGGGTGCAGGTAGTACAGGGCAGCAGCTTTGACAGCAAGATCCAACCTTTCTGCTGTTGTGTAAATCTGTACATTAATGATGTAAATGTAAATCCACACAGGcaagcttttttgttttttaaactaaagcTTTCCAGAATGGCAGTCACTGTAAATAAATTGCACATAACGGGGTACAATGAAACCCATGTTACAATATTGTGCAATTGAAAGCCCAAAATATTATTTAATAACATCCTGCAGAATCTGAATATGGTTTTCTGTTAATTTAATTAAACCTTGTGGTTGCAAATCGCTGGATTTGCCAGCCTGGTTCCTGATTGTCAGAGCAGTCTAAGGGATTGAGAAGCCCAgttgattttaatgggaactgaggctctaaggcccagatccacaaaggtacttaggcacctacaacccagtgcctaagtcccagtttcAGGTACCACCATGATCCTAAAAAACCATGCTCAGCTGCCTCTTAATCCCATAGacacctaaactcacttggcac containing:
- the GDF2 gene encoding growth/differentiation factor 2 → MHYFGVMAALSVFNIITCLARGKPLEAWGKLSAMENSDKSFGDPGEVEGETHFNFKTFLENMKADFLRSLNLSGIPSQERSREEPPQFMIDLYNRYATDKSSIPASNIVRSFSTEDVVSMASLEENPFQKHILLFNVSIPRHEDVTRAELRIHISCNRDIGPLSRLEGNMVIYDVLDEDLWESPESTNSFLATQDIQECGWEMFEVSSAVKRWVRADKSKTKNKLEVVVERKTLGDFACGKLDISVMPDTKNLPLLIVFSNDRSNGTKETRVELREMILHEQESVLKKLAKNSTLPEEEEEAEEKSLSVPGLHQSSSRSKRSTGTNHCRRTSLRVNFKDIGWDSWIIAPKDYDAFECKGGCFFPLTDNVTPTKHAIVQTLVHLKNPKKAAKACCVPTKLDSISILYTDDAGVPTLKYNYEGMKVAECGCR